Proteins encoded within one genomic window of Thermococcus celer Vu 13 = JCM 8558:
- the for gene encoding tungsten-containing formaldehyde ferredoxin oxidoreductase encodes MKGWWGRILRVDLTNNKVRVQEYPPEVARKFIGGRGLAAWILWNEAKGVDPLGPDNKLVFASGPFNGLPTPSGGKMVIAAKSPLTGGYGDGNLGTMATVHLRKAGYDAIVVEGKAKKPVYLYIEDDEVSILSAEGLWGKDTFETERELKKIHGKNVGVLSIGPAGEHLVRYAVVISQEGRAAGRPGMGAVMGSKKLKAVVIRGTKEIPVADKENLKKLSTEAYNEILNRPSYPFWKRQGTMAAVEWTNENSALPTMNFSDGSFEFARSIDGYTMEGMKVKQRGCPYCNMPCGNVVLDAEGRESELDYENVALLGANLGIGKLNEVSVLNRIADEMGMDTISLGGSLAFIMEAKEKGLIKEDAPEFGDFKKARELALDIAYRRGELGNFGAEGVMRMSQKLGDDSFAMHVKGLEVSGYNCFIYPAMALAFATSSIGAHHKEAWVIAWEIGTAPIEGEQAKKVEYKITYGPEKAAKVIELQRLRGGLFEMLSACRLPWVEVGLSLDYYPKLIEAITGVRYSWDDLYTAADRVYALIRAYWVREFGEKWGRHMDYPPKRWFIEGLKSGPYKGQHLDMDKYEGLLSEYYRLRGWDERGIPKRETLKKLGLEDVIPELEKVTKLE; translated from the coding sequence ATGAAAGGCTGGTGGGGAAGGATTCTCAGGGTCGACCTGACCAACAACAAAGTCCGGGTGCAGGAGTACCCGCCCGAGGTAGCCAGGAAGTTCATCGGCGGCAGGGGTCTGGCCGCCTGGATCCTCTGGAACGAGGCGAAGGGCGTCGATCCGCTCGGACCGGACAACAAGCTCGTCTTCGCTTCTGGCCCCTTCAACGGTCTCCCGACCCCGAGCGGCGGGAAGATGGTCATCGCCGCCAAGAGTCCGCTCACGGGCGGTTACGGTGACGGTAACCTCGGCACCATGGCCACCGTTCACCTGAGGAAGGCCGGCTACGACGCGATAGTCGTCGAGGGCAAGGCCAAGAAGCCCGTTTACCTTTACATAGAGGACGACGAAGTTTCAATCTTAAGCGCCGAGGGGCTCTGGGGCAAGGATACCTTCGAGACGGAGAGGGAGCTCAAGAAGATACACGGCAAAAACGTGGGTGTTCTCAGCATAGGCCCGGCCGGTGAGCACCTCGTCCGCTACGCCGTCGTCATCTCCCAGGAGGGAAGAGCAGCGGGAAGGCCCGGTATGGGTGCCGTGATGGGAAGCAAGAAGCTCAAGGCCGTCGTCATAAGGGGCACCAAGGAGATACCCGTTGCCGACAAGGAGAACCTCAAGAAGCTCTCAACCGAAGCCTACAACGAGATACTCAACAGGCCCAGCTATCCCTTCTGGAAAAGACAGGGAACGATGGCCGCCGTCGAGTGGACCAACGAGAACTCGGCACTTCCCACCATGAACTTCAGCGACGGAAGCTTCGAGTTCGCCCGCTCGATAGACGGTTACACCATGGAGGGGATGAAGGTCAAGCAGCGCGGATGCCCCTACTGTAACATGCCCTGCGGAAACGTAGTCCTCGATGCAGAGGGGAGGGAGAGCGAGCTCGACTACGAGAACGTGGCACTCCTTGGGGCCAACCTCGGCATAGGGAAGCTCAACGAGGTCTCCGTCCTCAACAGGATAGCGGACGAGATGGGTATGGACACGATATCCCTCGGTGGCTCACTGGCGTTCATCATGGAGGCCAAGGAGAAGGGCCTCATAAAGGAGGACGCTCCGGAATTCGGTGACTTCAAGAAAGCCAGAGAGCTCGCCCTGGACATCGCCTACCGCAGGGGAGAGCTCGGCAACTTCGGTGCCGAGGGCGTCATGAGGATGTCCCAGAAGCTTGGAGACGACAGTTTCGCCATGCACGTGAAGGGCCTTGAGGTAAGCGGTTACAACTGCTTCATCTACCCTGCAATGGCCCTCGCCTTCGCCACCAGCTCGATAGGCGCCCACCACAAGGAGGCTTGGGTTATCGCCTGGGAGATAGGAACCGCCCCGATAGAGGGGGAGCAGGCCAAGAAGGTCGAGTACAAGATAACCTACGGCCCGGAGAAGGCGGCGAAGGTCATAGAGCTCCAGCGCCTCAGGGGCGGCCTCTTCGAGATGCTCAGCGCGTGCAGGCTCCCGTGGGTTGAAGTTGGCCTTAGCCTCGACTACTACCCGAAGCTCATCGAGGCCATAACCGGCGTGAGGTACAGCTGGGACGACCTCTACACCGCCGCTGACAGGGTCTACGCCCTCATAAGGGCCTACTGGGTCAGGGAGTTCGGCGAGAAGTGGGGCAGGCACATGGACTACCCGCCGAAGAGGTGGTTCATCGAGGGACTCAAGAGCGGACCGTACAAGGGCCAGCACCTCGACATGGACAAGTACGAAGGATTGCTCAGCGAGTACTACAGGCTCAGGGGATGGGACGAGCGCGGAATTCCGAAGAGGGAGACGCTTAAGAAGCTCGGCCTCGAGGACGTCATCCCCGAGCTGGAGAAGGTCACGAAGCTCGAGTGA
- a CDS encoding MoaD/ThiS family protein — MVRIKLMGTFAHLARARELHVKIEGKKTVDELLREVIPRYDEFTEKIILVNGGPARGDAEVEDGDEIKVMPVLSGG, encoded by the coding sequence ATGGTCAGGATAAAGCTGATGGGCACGTTTGCCCACCTTGCGAGGGCGAGGGAGCTCCATGTCAAGATCGAGGGCAAAAAGACCGTGGACGAGCTCCTCCGCGAGGTTATCCCGCGTTACGACGAGTTCACCGAGAAGATAATCCTGGTAAACGGGGGACCCGCGAGGGGCGACGCCGAGGTCGAGGACGGCGACGAGATAAAGGTTATGCCCGTCCTGAGCGGGGGATGA
- the rpsJ gene encoding 30S ribosomal protein S10, with protein MQKARIKLASTDIKALNEVTDQIRQIAERTGVRMSGPIPLPTKRIRITTRKSPDGEGTATFDKFELRVHKRLVDIEADERAMRQIMRIRVPEDVTIEIELIS; from the coding sequence ATGCAGAAGGCAAGGATTAAGCTTGCGAGCACGGACATTAAGGCCCTCAACGAGGTCACCGACCAGATCAGGCAGATAGCGGAGAGAACCGGCGTCAGGATGAGCGGGCCCATACCGCTCCCCACCAAGAGGATAAGGATAACCACCAGGAAGAGCCCCGACGGCGAGGGAACGGCAACCTTCGACAAGTTCGAACTCCGCGTCCACAAGAGGCTCGTCGACATCGAGGCCGACGAAAGGGCCATGCGCCAGATCATGCGCATTCGCGTTCCCGAAGACGTCACCATCGAGATCGAGCTCATCTCGTGA
- the tuf gene encoding translation elongation factor EF-1 subunit alpha: MAKEKPHINIVFIGHVDHGKSTTIGRLLFDTANIPENIIKKFEEMGEKGKSFKFAWVMDRLKEERERGITIDVAHTKFETPHRYITIIDAPGHRDFVKNMITGASQADAAVLVVAVTDGVMPQTKEHAFLARTLGINNILVAVNKMDMVNYDEKKFKAVAEQVKKLLMMLGYKNFPIIPISAWEGDNVVKKSDKMPWYNGPTLIEALDQMPEPPKPTDKPLRIPIQDVYSIKGVGTVPVGRVETGVLRVGDVVIFEPASTIFHKPIQGEVKSIEMHHEPMQEALPGDNIGFNVRGVGKNDIKRGDVAGHTNNPPTVVRPKDTFKAQIIVLNHPTAITVGYTPVLHAHTLQVAVRFEQLLAKLDPRTGNIVEENPQFIKTGDSAIVVLRPTKPMVIEPVKEIPQMGRFAIRDMGQTVAAGMVISIQKAE, from the coding sequence ATGGCTAAGGAGAAGCCACACATTAATATCGTCTTTATAGGCCACGTCGACCACGGAAAGAGCACCACCATCGGAAGGCTGCTCTTCGACACCGCCAACATACCGGAGAACATCATCAAGAAGTTCGAGGAGATGGGTGAGAAGGGCAAGTCCTTCAAGTTCGCCTGGGTCATGGACAGACTCAAGGAGGAGAGGGAGAGGGGTATCACCATCGACGTCGCCCACACCAAGTTCGAGACCCCGCACAGGTACATCACCATCATCGACGCTCCGGGCCACAGGGACTTCGTTAAGAACATGATCACCGGTGCCAGCCAGGCCGACGCGGCGGTTCTCGTCGTCGCCGTCACCGACGGTGTCATGCCGCAGACCAAGGAGCACGCCTTCCTCGCCAGGACCCTCGGTATAAACAACATCCTCGTCGCCGTCAACAAGATGGACATGGTCAACTACGACGAGAAGAAGTTCAAGGCCGTCGCCGAGCAGGTCAAGAAGCTCCTCATGATGCTCGGCTACAAGAACTTCCCGATCATCCCGATAAGCGCCTGGGAGGGTGACAACGTCGTCAAGAAGAGCGACAAGATGCCATGGTACAACGGCCCGACCCTCATCGAGGCCCTCGACCAGATGCCCGAGCCGCCGAAGCCGACCGACAAGCCGCTTCGCATCCCGATCCAGGACGTCTACTCCATCAAGGGTGTCGGTACCGTCCCGGTCGGCCGCGTTGAGACCGGTGTCCTCCGCGTCGGTGACGTCGTCATCTTCGAGCCGGCCAGCACCATCTTCCACAAGCCGATCCAGGGTGAGGTCAAGAGCATCGAGATGCACCACGAGCCCATGCAGGAGGCCCTTCCGGGTGACAACATCGGTTTCAACGTCCGTGGCGTTGGTAAGAACGACATAAAGCGCGGTGACGTCGCCGGACACACCAACAACCCGCCGACCGTCGTCAGGCCGAAGGACACCTTCAAGGCCCAGATCATCGTCCTCAACCACCCGACCGCCATCACCGTCGGCTACACCCCGGTTCTCCACGCGCACACCCTCCAGGTTGCCGTCAGGTTCGAGCAGCTCCTCGCCAAGCTCGACCCGAGGACCGGCAACATCGTCGAGGAGAACCCGCAGTTCATCAAGACCGGTGACTCCGCCATCGTCGTCCTCAGGCCCACCAAGCCGATGGTCATCGAGCCGGTCAAGGAGATACCGCAGATGGGCAGGTTCGCCATCCGCGACATGGGCCAGACCGTCGCCGCCGGTATGGTTATCTCCATCCAGAAGGCCGAGTGA
- a CDS encoding elongation factor EF-2 yields MGRREEMVAKIKELMTQPERIRNMGIAAHIDHGKTTLSDNLLAGAGMISEELAGKQLVLDFDEQEQARGITINAANVSMVHNYEGNDYLINLIDTPGHVDFGGDVTRAMRAIDGAIIVVDAVEGVMPQTETVLRQALREYVKPVLFINKVDRLIKELKLGPNDILQRFAKIITDVNRLIKKYAPPEFRSQWMVKVEDGSVAFGSAYYNWALSVPFMKKTGVSFKDIVELTNSGDLKTLRKKAPLHVVVLDMVVKHLPNPLEAQKYRIPHLWRGEVESDVGQAMLRCDPKGKMVMVVTKIILDKHAGEVSTGRVWSGTVKTGQEVYLINAKRKARIQQVGIYMGPERVNMEAVPAGNIVAVTGLRDAMAGETVAQEQIEPFEALHYASEPVVTVAIEAKNVKDLPKLIEALRQLAKEDPTLHVKIDEETGQHLLSGMGELHLEVKLVKLKEDWKLDVDVSPPIVVYRESVSKMSPIVEGKSPNKHNRFYITVEPLPDEIYEAIREGFIPEGRPKNPKEVAKKLAELGMDYEVAKGIVDIYNGNMFLDNTKGIQYLNEVMDLLVDGFHQAMDEGPLAREPVMKVMVRLHDAKIHEDNVHRGPAQIYPAIRGAIQCAMMKANPVLYEPYQKVIINVPYEYMGAVSREINQRRGQLIDMRQEGEVMIIIAEAPVAEMFGFAGAIRGATSGRALWSTEHAGFKRVPGELAQQVIREIRQRKGLNPNPPKEQDVCPQQ; encoded by the coding sequence ATGGGAAGAAGGGAAGAGATGGTTGCCAAGATTAAGGAGCTCATGACCCAGCCCGAGAGGATCAGGAACATGGGTATCGCCGCTCACATTGACCACGGTAAGACGACGCTGAGCGATAACCTGCTCGCCGGCGCCGGGATGATAAGTGAGGAATTGGCCGGAAAACAGCTCGTCCTCGACTTCGACGAGCAGGAGCAGGCGAGGGGAATCACCATCAACGCGGCGAACGTTTCGATGGTTCACAACTACGAGGGCAACGACTACCTCATCAACCTCATCGACACTCCGGGTCACGTCGATTTCGGCGGTGACGTTACGAGGGCCATGAGGGCCATCGACGGTGCCATCATCGTCGTCGACGCCGTCGAGGGCGTCATGCCGCAGACCGAGACCGTCCTCAGACAGGCCCTCAGGGAGTACGTCAAGCCCGTCCTCTTCATCAACAAGGTCGACAGGCTCATCAAGGAGCTCAAGCTCGGCCCGAACGACATCCTCCAGAGGTTCGCCAAGATAATCACCGACGTCAACAGGCTCATCAAGAAGTACGCCCCGCCCGAGTTCAGGAGCCAGTGGATGGTCAAGGTCGAGGACGGAAGCGTCGCCTTCGGTAGCGCTTACTACAACTGGGCCCTCAGCGTTCCTTTCATGAAGAAGACGGGAGTTTCCTTCAAGGACATCGTCGAGCTCACCAACAGCGGTGATCTGAAGACCCTCAGGAAGAAGGCCCCGCTCCACGTCGTCGTCCTCGATATGGTCGTCAAGCACCTGCCGAACCCGCTTGAGGCTCAGAAGTACAGGATCCCGCACCTCTGGAGGGGCGAAGTCGAGAGCGACGTCGGGCAGGCCATGCTCAGATGCGACCCGAAGGGCAAGATGGTCATGGTCGTCACCAAGATCATCCTCGACAAGCACGCCGGTGAGGTCTCAACCGGCCGTGTCTGGAGCGGTACGGTTAAGACCGGTCAGGAGGTTTACCTCATCAACGCCAAGAGGAAGGCCAGGATCCAGCAGGTCGGTATCTACATGGGGCCGGAGAGGGTCAACATGGAGGCAGTCCCGGCCGGTAACATCGTCGCCGTGACCGGTCTGAGGGACGCAATGGCCGGTGAGACCGTCGCCCAGGAGCAGATCGAGCCCTTCGAGGCCCTCCACTACGCCAGCGAGCCCGTCGTTACCGTGGCCATCGAGGCCAAGAACGTCAAGGACCTTCCGAAGCTCATCGAGGCCCTGCGCCAGCTCGCCAAGGAGGACCCGACGCTCCACGTCAAGATAGACGAGGAGACCGGCCAGCACCTCCTCAGCGGTATGGGTGAGCTCCACCTCGAGGTCAAGCTCGTCAAGCTCAAGGAGGACTGGAAGCTCGACGTCGATGTCTCCCCGCCCATCGTCGTTTACCGCGAAAGCGTGAGCAAGATGAGCCCGATAGTCGAAGGAAAGTCCCCGAACAAGCACAACAGGTTCTACATCACCGTCGAGCCCCTTCCGGACGAGATATACGAGGCCATCCGCGAGGGGTTCATCCCGGAGGGCAGGCCCAAGAACCCGAAGGAGGTCGCCAAGAAGCTCGCGGAGCTCGGCATGGACTACGAAGTTGCAAAAGGTATCGTGGACATCTACAACGGAAACATGTTCCTCGACAACACCAAGGGTATCCAGTACCTCAACGAGGTCATGGACCTGCTCGTTGACGGATTCCACCAGGCCATGGACGAGGGGCCGCTGGCGAGAGAACCTGTAATGAAGGTCATGGTCCGCCTGCACGACGCCAAGATCCACGAGGACAACGTTCACCGCGGTCCGGCCCAGATATACCCCGCCATCAGGGGTGCCATCCAGTGCGCCATGATGAAGGCCAACCCGGTGCTCTACGAGCCCTACCAGAAGGTCATCATCAACGTGCCCTACGAGTACATGGGTGCGGTGAGCAGGGAGATAAACCAGAGGCGCGGCCAGCTCATAGACATGCGCCAGGAGGGCGAGGTCATGATAATCATCGCCGAGGCCCCGGTCGCCGAGATGTTCGGGTTCGCCGGCGCCATCCGCGGTGCCACGAGCGGAAGGGCCCTCTGGAGCACCGAGCACGCGGGCTTCAAGAGGGTTCCGGGAGAGCTCGCCCAGCAGGTTATAAGGGAGATACGCCAGAGGAAGGGTCTCAACCCGAACCCGCCGAAGGAGCAGGACGTCTGCCCGCAGCAGTGA
- a CDS encoding HD domain-containing protein, whose product MKLIHDPIHGHIELDDFAVRLVDTPEFQRLRRITQLGLVFLAYPSARHTRFEHSLGTFHLARMVSSHNPGIEDGVSYAALLHDLGHYPFSHTLEALYQRHEENTRWALRHGEIGDVVRERYSLEEFLGLLKHPLVSGDIDADRMDYLVRDAYYTGVAYGIADLDRLVRYLHYDGERLVVGEKGIMAAQNLLLARSMMHQTVYQHHVSRIAGAMLTEAVRLEGIPLEEIRTMDEVDLMARLRSSGNPDVRELIKALDDRRLYKRVLHSGIDPGEERIGELKRELEMEFGHLALVDYPSKPRFEEKNAFVLSAGELKRLSDVSPLVRSLVELKDTYWRWGVYAREDVRARVEKFVEEFLHSSGEPFAKLVG is encoded by the coding sequence ATGAAGCTCATCCACGACCCCATACACGGCCACATCGAGCTGGACGACTTCGCCGTCAGGCTCGTCGACACGCCGGAGTTCCAGAGGCTCAGGCGGATCACCCAGCTCGGACTGGTGTTCCTGGCGTATCCCTCGGCCCGGCACACCCGCTTCGAGCACTCACTTGGAACGTTTCACCTGGCGAGGATGGTATCGAGCCATAACCCGGGGATCGAGGACGGGGTGAGCTACGCGGCGTTGCTCCACGACCTCGGCCACTACCCCTTCAGCCACACGCTCGAAGCGCTCTACCAGAGGCACGAGGAGAACACGAGGTGGGCCCTGCGACACGGCGAAATCGGCGACGTCGTAAGGGAGCGCTACTCCCTCGAGGAGTTCCTCGGGCTTCTGAAGCATCCGCTCGTGAGCGGGGACATAGACGCGGACAGGATGGACTACCTCGTCAGGGATGCGTACTACACGGGGGTCGCCTACGGGATAGCAGACCTCGACAGGCTCGTCAGGTACCTCCACTACGACGGGGAGAGGCTCGTGGTGGGGGAGAAGGGGATAATGGCGGCGCAGAACCTCCTGCTCGCGAGGAGCATGATGCACCAGACGGTCTACCAGCACCACGTTTCGAGGATAGCGGGCGCGATGCTGACCGAGGCCGTAAGGCTCGAGGGAATCCCCCTTGAGGAGATAAGAACGATGGACGAGGTTGACCTAATGGCGAGGCTCAGATCGAGCGGGAATCCCGATGTTAGGGAGCTCATCAAGGCCCTCGATGACAGGAGGCTCTACAAGCGCGTTCTCCACTCCGGCATTGACCCCGGTGAGGAAAGGATCGGGGAGCTGAAGCGTGAACTTGAGATGGAATTCGGGCACCTCGCCCTTGTGGATTACCCGTCGAAGCCCAGGTTCGAGGAGAAGAACGCCTTCGTCCTCTCCGCTGGGGAGCTTAAGAGGCTGAGTGACGTCTCGCCGCTGGTCCGTTCCCTCGTCGAACTGAAAGACACCTACTGGCGCTGGGGCGTCTACGCGAGGGAGGACGTGAGGGCAAGGGTTGAGAAATTCGTCGAGGAATTCCTCCATTCTTCAGGTGAGCCGTTCGCAAAACTCGTGGGTTAA